From Haloarcula hispanica ATCC 33960, the proteins below share one genomic window:
- a CDS encoding peroxiredoxin, with protein MLEPGAPAPKVSTQNQFGEPVSPDFEEPTVVYFYPEDFTGGCTIEARDFQEHLPQFREGGITVYGVSMDDVATHDEFAEEEGLLYDLLADPDGAVAEAFGLDTSGGRTDRRTFVLADGEVKSVYDPAPSNPEGHAEEVLHDVRNEYVQGG; from the coding sequence ATGCTCGAACCCGGAGCGCCAGCGCCCAAGGTCAGCACCCAGAACCAGTTCGGCGAACCCGTCTCGCCCGACTTCGAGGAGCCCACGGTCGTGTATTTTTACCCCGAGGACTTCACCGGCGGCTGTACCATCGAAGCCCGCGACTTCCAGGAACACCTCCCGCAGTTCCGCGAGGGCGGTATCACCGTCTACGGCGTCTCAATGGACGACGTGGCGACCCACGACGAGTTCGCCGAGGAGGAGGGCCTGCTGTACGACCTGCTGGCCGACCCCGACGGGGCCGTGGCCGAAGCGTTCGGCCTGGACACCAGTGGTGGCCGGACGGACCGCCGGACGTTCGTGCTGGCCGACGGCGAAGTGAAGTCCGTCTACGACCCAGCCCCCTCGAACCCCGAGGGCCACGCCGAGGAAGTGCTCCACGACGTTCGCAACGAGTACGTCCAGGGTGGATAG